Proteins from a genomic interval of Chroococcidiopsis thermalis PCC 7203:
- a CDS encoding VOC family protein has product MTKQLTQIARILFAVGAFVAIATTHTQVYPQPSARLASTSVTQPAQSAITAVESVGMTVADMDRSIDFYSQVLSFQKVSDVEVLGTQYEQFQGVFGVRMRVVRMQLGSEFIELTEYLTPKGKPFPVDSRSHDRWFQHIAIAVSDMDKAYQHLRKFKVQYASTAPQRIPDWNKAAAGIRAFYFRDPDGHYLEAIYFPPGKGDPKWQQPTNQLFLGIDHTAIVVSNTAASLKFYRDLLGMRLAGESENYGTEQEHLNNVFGARLHISNLRSRLASPGIEFLEYLTPRDGRPFPTDARPNDLLHWQTTLVVKDAAATAQKLQRHQATFISPSVVVIPGQKLGFKKGFLVRDPDGHVMRLVEK; this is encoded by the coding sequence ATGACTAAGCAACTAACTCAAATCGCCAGAATATTGTTCGCAGTTGGTGCATTTGTCGCGATTGCTACTACTCACACTCAAGTATATCCACAGCCAAGCGCTCGGCTAGCTTCGACATCTGTAACTCAGCCAGCTCAGTCAGCTATCACTGCTGTAGAATCGGTAGGAATGACAGTTGCAGACATGGATCGTTCCATTGATTTTTATTCTCAAGTCCTTTCCTTCCAAAAAGTCTCTGATGTAGAAGTTTTGGGAACCCAATACGAACAATTCCAAGGAGTGTTTGGCGTGCGGATGCGCGTGGTAAGAATGCAGCTAGGTAGCGAATTTATCGAGCTAACTGAGTATCTCACCCCCAAGGGCAAACCATTTCCAGTTGATTCGCGCAGTCACGATCGCTGGTTTCAACATATTGCGATCGCTGTTAGCGATATGGATAAAGCTTACCAACACTTACGCAAGTTTAAAGTACAATACGCCTCCACTGCCCCGCAACGCATCCCCGACTGGAACAAAGCAGCAGCAGGAATTCGTGCCTTCTATTTTCGCGATCCAGATGGTCATTACCTAGAAGCTATTTATTTTCCCCCAGGCAAAGGCGATCCAAAATGGCAACAGCCGACAAACCAACTATTTTTAGGCATTGACCACACCGCGATCGTTGTTTCTAACACCGCAGCTAGCCTGAAATTCTATCGCGATCTCCTGGGTATGAGGCTAGCGGGAGAAAGTGAAAATTACGGGACAGAACAAGAGCATCTCAACAACGTATTTGGGGCAAGGTTGCATATTAGTAATTTGCGATCGCGCCTTGCTTCCCCTGGAATTGAGTTTCTCGAATACCTCACCCCCAGAGATGGGCGACCTTTCCCAACTGATGCTCGTCCTAACGATTTATTGCATTGGCAAACTACACTAGTCGTGAAAGATGCAGCAGCAACAGCCCAAAAGTTGCAACGACATCAAGCTACGTTTATTTCTCCTAGTGTCGTAGTCATTCCTGGGCAGAAGTTAGGCTTTAAAAAAGGGTTTTTAGTCCGAGATCCCGATGGTCACGTCATGCGGTTGGTAGAGAAGTAG
- a CDS encoding NADPH-dependent FMN reductase, producing MSDSPLFIPVILGTPRQGRQSEYVAKFIVEQLSVRDGVETELIDVRAIAIATNDAGESLKDPQFSALMERADGLIVVAPEYNHGYPGLLKHVLDTCLKEYIHKAVGLCGVSAGPFGGTRVIQNLLPVMRELGLVTIFYDLNFSNVQTLFDESGNLMDKPTYTRRLERFMQELIWMSTVLRYGRTQVSLDKQQEEVATIHHANKPCPEMAARMGTDAMDSVLQISQSCETNAVEASLLA from the coding sequence ATGTCAGACTCACCTCTATTTATTCCCGTCATTCTCGGTACTCCCCGCCAAGGTCGTCAAAGCGAATACGTTGCTAAATTTATCGTCGAGCAACTTTCGGTAAGGGATGGTGTAGAGACTGAGTTAATTGATGTTCGAGCGATCGCAATCGCCACGAACGATGCTGGTGAATCGCTCAAAGACCCGCAGTTTTCAGCCTTGATGGAGCGAGCAGATGGATTAATTGTTGTCGCACCAGAATACAACCACGGCTATCCAGGCTTGCTCAAACACGTACTCGATACTTGTCTGAAAGAATACATTCACAAAGCTGTCGGGCTATGCGGCGTTTCTGCTGGACCGTTTGGCGGTACGCGAGTCATCCAGAATCTGCTGCCCGTGATGCGCGAGTTGGGACTGGTGACAATTTTCTACGACCTCAACTTTAGCAACGTCCAAACGCTATTTGATGAGTCTGGAAATTTAATGGACAAACCGACTTATACCCGCCGCCTAGAGCGGTTTATGCAAGAGCTAATTTGGATGTCAACCGTGCTGAGGTATGGACGCACGCAGGTGAGTTTGGATAAGCAGCAGGAAGAGGTTGCCACGATTCATCATGCAAATAAGCCCTGCCCTGAAATGGCTGCACGTATGGGTACTGATGCAATGGATAGCGTTCTCCAAATTAGCCAATCTTGTGAAACAAACGCAGTAGAAGCCAGTTTACTTGCTTAA
- a CDS encoding GMC oxidoreductase, translated as MTAQHYDVIIIGTGAGGGTLAYRLAFSGKKILILERGTFLPIEKENWSALEVYQRERYHTQERWHDTNGKTFRPATGYWVGGNTKVYGAALLRLRERDFEQVEHKEGISPEWALKYRDFEPYYDRAEELYDVHGQSGIDPTEPPRSLPYPYPAVRHEPRMQELANLLTQVGLHPFNLPLGLKLNEVDRSLENCIRCNTCDGFPCLTRGKADAEVNCIQPIRDRTNVTLLVAAKVTRLHTSPSGREIARVEAEIDGEHQFFTSDIVVVACGAINSAALLLRSRNDRHPSGLANSSGQVGRNLMKHNCTAMVQLSTKLNSDVYQKTICISDFYWGELSFPYPMGLVQNTGNVLADMLPAEAPALLAPLLKLRPGAELKAIADRSVGWWLQTEDLPDPDNRVRVEGDRLYLEYKPNNTEAASRLIQRWATVLKQVDRAEHFMPFSLYPRNTIPLQAVGHQCGTCRFGEDPTTSVLDLNCRTHEINNLYVVDGSFFPSSAAVNPTLTIVANALRVGDYLLKQLM; from the coding sequence ATGACCGCACAACATTACGATGTCATTATCATTGGAACGGGAGCAGGCGGTGGTACGCTGGCGTATCGTCTCGCTTTTAGTGGTAAAAAGATTTTGATTTTGGAGCGAGGCACATTTTTACCCATCGAGAAAGAGAACTGGAGTGCTTTAGAAGTTTATCAACGAGAGCGGTATCACACCCAGGAACGCTGGCATGACACGAACGGCAAAACTTTTCGTCCCGCAACTGGCTACTGGGTAGGTGGCAATACTAAAGTTTACGGTGCGGCTTTACTGCGATTGCGAGAACGGGATTTTGAGCAGGTCGAACATAAAGAGGGTATTTCGCCAGAGTGGGCGCTGAAATACCGTGACTTTGAACCCTATTACGATCGCGCAGAAGAATTGTACGACGTGCATGGGCAGTCTGGTATCGACCCGACTGAGCCACCTCGAAGCTTGCCTTATCCCTACCCTGCGGTACGCCACGAACCTCGGATGCAAGAACTTGCCAATTTGCTAACCCAGGTAGGTTTACATCCATTTAACCTACCTTTGGGACTGAAACTCAATGAAGTCGATCGCAGCTTGGAGAACTGTATTCGCTGCAATACGTGTGATGGATTTCCCTGCTTAACTCGCGGCAAAGCAGATGCTGAAGTTAACTGCATTCAACCAATTCGCGATCGCACAAACGTTACCTTGCTCGTAGCAGCCAAAGTAACGCGCCTGCACACCAGTCCCTCTGGTCGAGAGATCGCTCGTGTTGAAGCGGAAATTGATGGAGAGCATCAATTTTTCACAAGCGATATTGTCGTAGTTGCCTGTGGTGCAATTAATTCAGCAGCGTTGCTGTTGCGATCGCGAAACGATCGGCATCCTAGCGGGCTGGCAAACAGTTCCGGTCAGGTAGGGCGGAACCTGATGAAGCACAACTGCACGGCGATGGTGCAACTGAGTACCAAGCTCAATTCAGATGTTTATCAAAAGACTATTTGCATCAGCGATTTCTATTGGGGGGAGCTGAGCTTTCCTTATCCAATGGGCTTGGTGCAGAACACGGGCAACGTGCTAGCAGATATGTTACCTGCGGAAGCCCCTGCTTTACTAGCTCCTTTGTTAAAACTTCGACCGGGAGCAGAACTGAAAGCGATCGCCGACCGTAGTGTAGGCTGGTGGTTACAGACCGAAGATTTACCCGACCCTGACAACAGAGTGCGAGTAGAAGGAGATCGCCTCTACCTGGAGTACAAACCCAATAATACCGAAGCGGCTAGCCGACTGATTCAACGTTGGGCGACTGTTCTCAAGCAGGTCGATCGAGCAGAACATTTCATGCCCTTCAGTCTTTACCCCCGCAACACAATCCCGCTACAAGCAGTAGGGCATCAATGCGGAACTTGTCGCTTTGGCGAAGATCCCACAACGTCTGTATTGGATCTCAATTGTCGCACTCACGAAATTAATAATCTCTATGTCGTTGATGGTAGCTTTTTCCCTTCCAGTGCCGCAGTAAATCCAACATTAACGATCGTTGCTAATGCTCTACGAGTGGGCGATTATTTGTTGAAACAGTTGATGTAG
- a CDS encoding sensor histidine kinase, producing MGRGGQRTFPEVWRLDPFSLRSRLTIGIATVSSVGLGSIAIWTGWQMQRILINSHKQGIEYIAERLPHDVELYSEMLPVETGLSKAINNLTTADTLLWVKHPDGKITAKSVSLKMQNDRSTAAALMSLTQMPSQAQVSEVNGRYFVLRGSSLQVRGRAIGQLFVARDISRDRQMFLAVVGNLGIISIGVLLAVTVAIAFYLKRSLQPLRQLSQMTQLISAEDLGRSRLNLERAPSEVKELAQTFNMLLSRLSQAWEREREFVSNVSHELRTPLTIVHGYLQSVLRRQHNLTETQQEAIETAASEAERTIRLLQDLLDLARADSGYLQFRIDSFILNDLVAEVVGMARQYSDRAIAIETETYPIVVKADYDRLKQVLLNLIDNAIKYSEPDTSIQVKLDTQPATAIIQVCDRGYGIPLQHQSRIFERFYRVDEARTRTTGGSGLGLPIVKTLVEGMGGSVTLRSKLGEGSVFTISLPV from the coding sequence TTGGCATTGCAACTGTTTCCTCGGTAGGCTTGGGTAGCATTGCAATCTGGACGGGATGGCAAATGCAGCGCATCCTAATTAACAGCCACAAACAGGGAATTGAATACATAGCTGAACGCCTACCGCACGATGTAGAACTCTACAGTGAAATGTTGCCAGTAGAAACCGGATTAAGCAAAGCAATTAATAACCTGACGACTGCTGATACCCTTCTATGGGTAAAGCATCCTGATGGGAAAATTACAGCTAAGTCTGTCAGTCTCAAGATGCAGAACGATCGAAGTACGGCTGCTGCTTTAATGTCCCTAACACAAATGCCGTCTCAAGCCCAAGTCTCCGAAGTTAACGGACGCTACTTTGTGCTACGTGGCAGCTCATTGCAAGTCCGAGGGAGAGCAATCGGTCAACTGTTCGTGGCAAGAGACATTTCGCGCGATCGACAGATGTTTTTGGCAGTGGTGGGGAATTTGGGCATTATCAGTATAGGAGTACTGCTGGCAGTGACAGTAGCGATCGCTTTCTACCTGAAGCGATCGCTTCAACCTCTGCGCCAATTAAGCCAAATGACTCAGTTAATTTCGGCTGAAGATTTAGGGCGATCGCGATTGAATCTCGAACGCGCACCTAGCGAAGTGAAGGAACTGGCGCAAACATTTAATATGTTATTATCTCGCCTCTCTCAAGCTTGGGAACGAGAACGGGAATTTGTCAGCAATGTTTCCCATGAGTTGCGCACGCCGCTGACAATCGTGCATGGATACTTGCAAAGCGTATTGCGACGACAGCATAACTTAACAGAAACTCAACAAGAAGCTATAGAAACTGCTGCATCTGAAGCAGAACGTACCATCCGCCTCTTACAAGATTTACTCGATTTAGCCAGGGCAGATAGCGGTTATTTGCAGTTTCGGATCGATTCTTTTATACTCAACGATCTAGTAGCGGAAGTGGTGGGGATGGCACGTCAATACAGCGATCGCGCGATCGCAATTGAGACAGAAACTTATCCCATCGTTGTGAAAGCAGACTACGATCGTCTCAAGCAAGTTTTGCTCAATTTAATTGATAATGCAATCAAATATTCTGAGCCAGATACGTCTATTCAAGTAAAACTAGACACTCAACCAGCAACAGCGATTATTCAAGTTTGCGATCGCGGCTATGGGATTCCCTTGCAACACCAATCTCGGATCTTCGAGCGTTTTTATCGCGTTGATGAAGCCCGTACTCGCACTACTGGAGGTTCTGGTTTAGGATTGCCGATTGTCAAAACTTTAGTAGAGGGAATGGGCGGTAGCGTGACATTGCGCTCAAAATTAGGCGAAGGTAGCGTATTTACAATTAGTTTACCTGTATAG
- a CDS encoding response regulator transcription factor: protein MTAHILLVEDEVKLARFLELELNSEGYCVSVAHDGVAGLTLARESAFDLAILDWMLPGLTGVELCRRLRATGNKIPVILLTARDEVGDRVAGLDAGADDYVVKPFSIEELLARIRAHLRRTSEPDLDLMQFEDLSLNRRTREVLRGQRAIELTVKEFDLLEYLLSHPRQVFTRDQILEKVWGYDFVGDSNVIEVYIRYLRLKLEENNEKRLLHTVRGVGYVLRE from the coding sequence GTGACAGCACATATTCTCCTAGTTGAAGATGAAGTCAAACTGGCTCGATTCCTGGAACTGGAATTGAACAGCGAAGGTTATTGCGTCAGCGTAGCGCACGATGGTGTGGCAGGACTGACTTTAGCACGAGAGTCAGCTTTCGATCTGGCAATTCTGGATTGGATGCTACCAGGGTTAACTGGAGTGGAACTATGTCGTCGTCTGCGTGCTACTGGCAACAAGATCCCCGTGATTTTATTAACGGCAAGAGATGAGGTAGGCGATCGCGTTGCTGGATTGGATGCTGGTGCTGATGACTACGTAGTTAAACCATTCAGCATTGAGGAATTACTTGCCCGAATTCGCGCCCATCTGCGCCGTACCAGCGAACCAGACTTAGATTTGATGCAATTTGAGGATTTAAGCTTGAATCGCCGAACTCGCGAAGTGTTGCGCGGTCAACGAGCAATTGAGCTAACTGTCAAAGAATTCGATCTACTAGAATACCTCCTCAGCCATCCGCGTCAGGTATTTACCAGAGACCAAATTTTAGAAAAGGTTTGGGGTTATGACTTTGTAGGCGATTCCAACGTGATTGAAGTTTATATTCGCTACCTGCGCCTGAAACTGGAAGAAAACAACGAAAAGCGTTTGCTCCACACCGTGCGTGGTGTCGGCTATGTATTGCGAGAGTAA
- a CDS encoding 2Fe-2S iron-sulfur cluster-binding protein, translating into MLASLRQIQNPVLRTVTGASAAFAIATIVSGAVVGLVNIRDKARLSVYASLLGTGGGVLVGLVAAGRVSTQAPIAQPTTASTTWQDWRNFVVVRKVKESEEITSFYLKPEDNGEIPSFQPGQFLTIKLDIPGQAKPIIRTYSLSDYPEPCEYYRLSIKREPAPQGLDVPPGIASNFMHDRIHEGSIVPAKPPKGKFVLDLNKSLPVVLISNGVGITPMLSMVKACGRFNPNRPIWFLHGARDGRFHAFRDEVLAIAPQNLNLHVHFCYSRPRVEDEGHYHGIGYVDAALVKSLVRQEAEYFLCGSPAFMESLMAGLQESGVASSSILFESFGKPMKATSEKQLPTASGDEEVAAAEIVFAKSGKTLTWHETEGTILEFAEANDLDPAYSCRAGICGTCQCKIQAGEVTYQEAPTAEIDEGAVLICISKPKTARVVLDL; encoded by the coding sequence ATGCTTGCAAGTCTTAGACAAATTCAAAATCCCGTCCTCAGAACTGTTACGGGAGCAAGCGCGGCATTTGCGATCGCAACTATTGTTTCTGGTGCAGTCGTTGGTTTAGTAAATATTAGAGACAAAGCTAGATTGAGCGTGTATGCTTCATTACTGGGAACTGGTGGCGGCGTTTTGGTTGGTTTAGTTGCGGCTGGAAGGGTAAGCACACAAGCACCGATCGCTCAACCCACAACTGCTAGCACAACTTGGCAAGACTGGCGCAATTTTGTTGTCGTTCGCAAGGTAAAAGAGAGCGAGGAAATCACCTCGTTCTATCTCAAACCAGAGGATAACGGTGAAATTCCTAGCTTTCAACCAGGGCAGTTTTTAACCATCAAACTAGACATTCCTGGGCAAGCCAAACCAATTATTCGTACCTATTCGCTCTCAGATTATCCCGAACCTTGCGAATACTATCGCCTTTCAATTAAGCGGGAACCAGCTCCCCAAGGGTTAGATGTCCCACCAGGGATTGCGTCTAACTTCATGCACGATCGCATCCATGAGGGATCGATCGTTCCGGCTAAACCACCCAAAGGTAAATTTGTTCTCGATCTCAACAAGTCTTTACCAGTCGTACTCATTAGCAATGGTGTGGGAATTACTCCCATGCTCAGTATGGTAAAAGCTTGTGGTCGTTTCAATCCCAACCGACCAATTTGGTTTTTGCATGGGGCGCGAGATGGTCGATTTCATGCATTTCGAGATGAAGTATTGGCGATCGCGCCGCAGAATCTTAACCTACACGTACACTTTTGCTACAGCCGTCCGCGAGTAGAAGATGAAGGACATTATCACGGTATCGGTTATGTAGATGCAGCTCTGGTTAAAAGCTTAGTAAGGCAAGAAGCTGAGTATTTTCTCTGTGGTTCTCCAGCTTTTATGGAGTCTCTGATGGCAGGACTTCAGGAATCGGGAGTAGCTAGTAGTTCCATCTTGTTTGAATCTTTCGGTAAACCGATGAAAGCCACGTCCGAGAAACAACTTCCTACTGCAAGTGGGGATGAGGAAGTTGCAGCAGCAGAAATTGTTTTTGCTAAATCGGGCAAAACCTTAACTTGGCACGAGACTGAAGGAACGATTCTGGAGTTTGCCGAAGCTAACGATCTCGATCCTGCCTATAGTTGTCGTGCGGGTATCTGCGGTACTTGTCAGTGCAAAATCCAAGCAGGCGAAGTGACTTATCAGGAAGCACCAACCGCAGAAATTGATGAGGGTGCGGTACTGATCTGCATTTCCAAACCTAAAACGGCAAGAGTTGTCCTCGATCTTTGA
- a CDS encoding MGH1-like glycoside hydrolase domain-containing protein, producing MTTLTQEEIRLKAALTHEAHWRKWGPYLSDRQWGTVREDYSAYGTAWDYFTHDQARSRAYRWGEDGIAGISDNHQRLCFAIALWNGEDPILKERLFGLTGNEGNHGEDVKEYYFYLDNTPTHSYMKALYKYPHQAFPYTQILEENKRRNRREPELELIDTAIFDENRYFDVFIEYAKHSAEDILIQIQVINRGAKAKTLHILPTLWFRNTWSWTKDENKPILQKIESGNGLSAIAAFHPTLGKRYLYCQGETELLFTENETNTERLFNVPNASAYVKDGINDYIVQGRKEAVNPNQFGTKAAAHYLLTISAGETQIIKLRLSDISLCPPSQAGLEGSDCPPSQAGLEGSDCPPSQGGLGGSSYPPSQGGLGGSPFAAFDAIFSTRQREADEFYQRITPFPLGEDMRNVQRQAFAGMLWNKQYYHYIVEDWLKGDPSAPPPPRDRKKARNHEWFHFYSDDILSMPDKWEYPWFAAWDLAFHAIPLATIDPDFAKYQLDVMTREWYMHPNGQIPAYEWAFGDVNPPVHAWATWRVYKIEQKIYGRSDRAFLERVFQKLMLNFTWWVNRKDIEGKNVFQGGFLGLDNIGVFDRSAVLPTGGHIDQSDGTSWMGMYCLNMLAIALELAQTNPVYEDIATKFFEHFLYIADAMNHIGEMEASLWDEADGFYYDVLHLPNDRQIALKVRSLVGLIPLFAVETIEPETLQKLPGFKKRVEWFIQNRPDLTQNIACMKSEGVGERRLLAIVYRDRLRRILQKMLDETEFLGDYGIRAISRYHAEHPYIFHVNGTQFRVDYEPAESSSGLFGGNSNWRGPVWFPVNFLLIESLQKFHYYLGDDFQVECPTGSGQMMTLWEVAAELSQRLIQIFLKNTSGYRPVYGGTQKFQTDPYWQDLILFYEYFHGDNGAGIGASHQTGWTGLVAKLIGQFGEYEGRDKAPQLSAYEQIEV from the coding sequence ATGACAACCTTAACTCAAGAAGAAATCAGGTTAAAAGCAGCCCTGACGCACGAAGCGCACTGGCGCAAATGGGGTCCATACTTGAGCGATCGCCAATGGGGTACAGTCCGCGAAGACTATAGCGCTTATGGTACCGCCTGGGACTACTTTACCCACGACCAAGCGCGATCGCGTGCTTACCGCTGGGGTGAAGATGGCATCGCTGGAATTTCCGACAACCATCAAAGATTGTGCTTTGCGATTGCGCTTTGGAATGGTGAAGATCCGATTCTCAAAGAAAGGCTTTTTGGTCTGACAGGTAATGAAGGAAATCATGGAGAAGATGTCAAAGAATATTACTTTTACCTTGACAATACCCCGACTCATTCTTATATGAAAGCACTGTACAAATACCCGCATCAAGCATTTCCTTACACTCAAATACTGGAAGAAAATAAACGCAGAAATCGTAGAGAGCCAGAACTTGAACTAATAGATACAGCTATCTTCGATGAAAATCGTTACTTTGATGTCTTTATCGAATATGCCAAGCATTCTGCTGAAGATATTCTGATTCAAATTCAGGTAATCAACAGGGGAGCAAAGGCGAAAACGCTACATATTTTACCAACACTATGGTTTCGTAACACTTGGTCTTGGACTAAAGACGAGAACAAGCCGATTCTACAAAAAATTGAATCTGGTAACGGTTTAAGTGCGATCGCGGCTTTTCATCCCACTTTGGGAAAAAGATATTTGTATTGTCAGGGGGAAACGGAGCTTTTATTTACAGAAAATGAAACGAATACCGAACGATTATTTAATGTCCCTAATGCTTCTGCTTACGTCAAAGATGGCATTAATGACTACATCGTGCAGGGTCGAAAGGAGGCAGTAAACCCAAATCAATTTGGCACTAAAGCTGCGGCTCATTATCTCTTAACTATCAGTGCAGGCGAAACTCAAATTATTAAATTGCGACTAAGCGATATATCTCTTTGCCCCCCTTCTCAAGCGGGATTAGAAGGATCTGATTGCCCCCCTTCTCAAGCGGGATTAGAAGGATCTGATTGCCCCCCTTCTCAAGGGGGGTTGGGGGGATCGTCTTACCCCCCTTCTCAAGGGGGGTTGGGGGGATCTCCATTTGCGGCATTCGATGCAATCTTTTCCACCCGCCAGCGAGAAGCCGACGAATTTTATCAACGCATTACTCCCTTTCCACTGGGCGAGGATATGCGTAACGTGCAACGCCAAGCATTTGCCGGAATGCTGTGGAATAAGCAATACTACCACTATATTGTCGAAGATTGGCTCAAGGGCGATCCATCTGCACCCCCACCGCCACGCGATCGCAAAAAAGCCAGAAATCATGAATGGTTTCACTTTTACAGCGACGATATTCTTTCTATGCCCGATAAGTGGGAATATCCTTGGTTTGCCGCTTGGGATCTCGCCTTTCACGCTATTCCTTTAGCAACGATCGACCCAGATTTTGCCAAATACCAATTAGACGTGATGACGCGGGAATGGTATATGCATCCGAACGGGCAAATTCCTGCTTATGAATGGGCATTTGGAGATGTTAACCCTCCCGTCCATGCTTGGGCAACCTGGCGCGTCTACAAAATCGAACAAAAGATTTATGGACGTAGCGATCGCGCTTTTTTAGAGCGAGTGTTTCAGAAATTGATGCTCAATTTTACTTGGTGGGTAAATCGTAAAGATATCGAGGGTAAAAATGTCTTTCAAGGAGGATTTCTGGGATTAGATAATATTGGCGTGTTCGATCGCAGTGCCGTTCTCCCAACGGGCGGACATATCGATCAATCCGATGGGACGAGTTGGATGGGGATGTATTGTTTGAATATGCTGGCGATCGCCTTAGAACTAGCACAAACCAATCCTGTATACGAAGACATCGCTACCAAATTTTTCGAGCATTTTCTCTATATCGCTGATGCCATGAACCACATTGGCGAAATGGAAGCATCTCTTTGGGATGAAGCAGATGGATTTTATTACGATGTCTTGCATTTACCTAACGATCGACAGATTGCTTTGAAAGTGCGAAGTCTTGTGGGGCTGATTCCGCTATTTGCGGTAGAAACCATCGAGCCAGAAACGCTACAAAAACTTCCAGGCTTTAAAAAGCGAGTGGAATGGTTTATTCAAAATCGCCCCGATCTGACTCAAAATATTGCTTGTATGAAATCTGAGGGAGTAGGAGAGCGAAGATTGCTAGCAATTGTCTACCGCGATCGGCTACGGCGAATTCTGCAAAAGATGCTGGATGAAACTGAGTTTTTGGGAGATTATGGCATTCGGGCAATCTCTCGCTACCATGCCGAACATCCCTATATTTTTCATGTCAATGGCACTCAATTTCGAGTTGATTACGAACCGGCAGAGTCTAGTAGCGGTTTGTTTGGGGGTAATTCTAATTGGCGCGGTCCCGTTTGGTTTCCCGTGAATTTTCTCCTGATTGAATCCCTACAAAAGTTTCATTATTATCTGGGAGACGATTTCCAGGTTGAATGCCCTACGGGTTCCGGTCAAATGATGACTTTGTGGGAAGTCGCTGCTGAATTATCCCAAAGGTTAATTCAGATTTTTCTGAAAAACACATCTGGTTATCGACCCGTTTATGGTGGAACCCAAAAGTTCCAAACCGATCCCTATTGGCAAGATTTGATTCTATTTTACGAATACTTCCACGGTGATAACGGCGCGGGAATTGGTGCTAGTCATCAAACTGGATGGACGGGTTTAGTCGCAAAGCTAATCGGGCAGTTTGGCGAGTACGAAGGACGGGATAAAGCGCCCCAGTTATCCGCTTACGAGCAAATTGAAGTTTAA
- a CDS encoding glycoside hydrolase 100 family protein, whose translation MSHNQGTISARSVDRRKAARKYQTWTIAAFLVSKTLLENPNHFVLISFDEVPNVTSCVF comes from the coding sequence ATGAGCCACAATCAAGGCACCATCTCTGCCAGAAGCGTCGATCGCCGTAAAGCAGCGAGAAAATATCAGACTTGGACGATCGCGGCTTTTCTGGTTTCCAAAACACTTTTGGAAAACCCTAACCACTTCGTCCTGATTAGTTTTGATGAAGTCCCGAATGTGACTTCTTGCGTGTTCTAA
- a CDS encoding MIP/aquaporin family protein, giving the protein MNALYRHYPEYLMEAAGLGIFMVSAVVVTALLEHPASPLRQTIVDPLLRRCIIGIAMGLTAIAIVYSPWGKQSGAHINPVVTFTFWRLGKIKRWDAFFYIVAQFVGGLLGLWLVAVVWRDAIADPAVNYVVTVPGEAGVGVAFCAELIISFGIMLTILFVSNIPKLARFTGLFAGLLVATYITVEAPLSGMSMNPARTLASAIGAQTWTAIWIYFTAPVLGMLLAAELYVRLKGRKAVRCAKLHHHNHKRCIFRCGYRGQ; this is encoded by the coding sequence ATGAATGCTCTCTACCGTCACTATCCCGAATATTTAATGGAAGCTGCGGGACTTGGGATCTTCATGGTTTCTGCTGTCGTTGTGACAGCCCTACTGGAGCATCCAGCTTCACCGCTGCGACAAACAATTGTCGACCCGTTATTACGCCGTTGCATTATTGGGATAGCAATGGGTTTAACCGCGATCGCGATCGTCTATTCCCCTTGGGGTAAGCAGTCTGGAGCGCACATCAATCCAGTCGTTACATTTACATTCTGGCGCTTGGGCAAGATTAAACGATGGGATGCATTCTTCTACATCGTGGCGCAATTTGTCGGCGGATTGTTGGGGCTGTGGTTAGTTGCAGTGGTATGGAGAGATGCGATCGCCGATCCAGCAGTCAATTATGTTGTCACTGTTCCTGGGGAAGCTGGTGTAGGTGTTGCCTTCTGCGCCGAGCTAATAATTTCCTTTGGCATAATGCTGACGATTCTATTTGTATCGAATATCCCAAAACTAGCTCGATTTACTGGGCTATTTGCAGGCTTATTAGTTGCAACTTACATCACGGTAGAAGCACCATTATCAGGTATGAGTATGAATCCCGCCCGTACCCTTGCTTCGGCAATTGGGGCGCAGACTTGGACGGCAATTTGGATTTATTTCACTGCCCCAGTGTTAGGAATGCTGCTAGCAGCCGAACTTTACGTGCGCCTCAAAGGGCGTAAAGCAGTCCGCTGCGCCAAACTCCACCACCACAATCACAAACGCTGCATCTTTCGCTGTGGCTATCGGGGACAGTGA